TTCGGATTCTACTGAAAATAGCAATGTTTCTGAATCTGCACTATCTTTACCTCTTTTAGGTAAAAGAGTTGATATGATCGTACACAACTTTGTCTTCTGCTTCACACACATGCATTCCTGTGACTTTAGATCCTAACACTTCCATTGTAGTCCTGCTATGATCTCACCTGACCCACACCACCACTAGAACCTCCCGTCTGAGCCAGGGAATTTGTGATGATTCCGTTTTCTTGATCCTTAGAGGCACACATGCTCAAAGGTAACTTCTTTAGCTTcactcttcctcttcttttccCCAGTGAGCTACTCCCTTCCCCTGTTTTCTCCTTCCCATTAACTCTTGTTCTGTctacttcatcatcatcagtggAGGTGTCTGAATCTACAACACCAGCAACATCATTCTCATACGTAGCTACACTCTTTAGCTTCTTGTTTCTATGCCCGGTCAATACTCTAGGGGAGTTTTTTATAGCTTGGTTCAACCTACGCGCTAAATCCTCATCTTTCGAATAGAGAAAATGAACGGGGACATGTTTCTTCTGcttgttcttcctctccttcaCCGTCTCAGCCGGAAAAGAAGCGAACAGTTCCAACGCGCTCTTGGCTGCAGCAACTGCTTTGGAAGCAATGATGGCTTTCTCATTAGCTGCGGCTCTCGCAGCCTTTGCGATCTTTACAGCTAAAGCAGCGGTTGCTTTTAGCTCCTCCGGAGACGGACTCTGGTGGGAAGTCAACAGACTGTCGAGATGGGTCTGTACAACGGTGGAAGCAGAGGAGGAGGAGCCATTTGAGTACGAagtagaagatgaagaagatccaTTGGAGTTCTGTTTCTTGAATCCGGCGAGTAATCGCTTCCGTGGAGGGAGAAGCAAATTGGAATCAAGCTGATTCACATCGCAACCATTTGTCGCCATTTTTTTCGGACAAATCTTTCTCCCGACCAGTTAAAAAACCCAGAACCGATGAACTAATAATACCAATCAGATCATAAATACAAGATCAAAGTTTAGTAAACAAATCAGAATGAACAATCgatacataataaaaaaaaaaaaaaaagaacatctTGCAATCCAGCGAAACATCAAAACCCATGATGAtccaaattaaaccaaaaaaaaaacttgaatccAAAATCAAATAAGAAGGTTGTGCGTACCTGAAATCTTCTTTCTCCCCGTTATTACAAAGGTGAATTCACGCGGACTTTGAAGTTATTTTATCATAGAAGAAACAGAGGAGACAATACTACAGTGAGGCAAAGAGATGCGAGgaagagattagggttttcagaagaaggagatgaatggggaaggaaggagaggagaggagattGTTTGTTTCCAATCTCTGATCCATTTTCGTTTTCATATGTAAACCCTACGAATCCATTTTTAATTATCTCTTAATTATTACGTTTTTTACAttaacctctctctctctctgtctccaTGACAAACGTGAAACAGACATTTTAACCACTGTCTTGTTACTTTTTATCCAGCTAAATAACCGCCGTCATAATTTCTTTTAACGGAattactatttttctttttttctttatactaTTAAAGAAATTAGTATAAAgaaattctataatagagtacaGAAATAGAGTTCATTATAATGTTTATTATGTATTCTtcaataaaataacattttctattttttttttgtcagcaacataaaaataacattttctattataaaataaaaaaatatgaaaatgtttCTTTCCTTTCCTATTTATATAAAAcagtaattttaatttataaaaaaatagaagtatattaaaaatttcttctaaatgctattataagGATAAATACTCTAATAATATTACAAacgtatattttcttttaaatacataacatttgtaaattttctttcttaatcagtgtttttaatttctaaacaatAAGAAATGTAGACGTAGagacttaaaaaaatatgtggATTAGGCAGCTCTGCTATGCTATGCTATCAGATGAGATAAGACTGTCATTTTAGACAAATGGAAAACCATACTTTGACACAAGTTGATTCGcatgttttatacattttattcaagTGAACTATGTCCCAttagatttataatttattatttatttgaccAAAAGAAAATGTCATGTATTAAAGAAtagttatttctttttatttaaagactgaacaaaacaaattagaactaaaaaaaataacacagaACAGAGCAAACTGAGACTtgtttaaagttaaattaaatatatttattattttatttttatatattattttggtttaaaaacaACTCTAAATACTTTTCAGGTTTCTAAACTATGTAAATGTTAGTAATCAAAATGAATCTCAATTATTATCAAAATCTTGTTTACCGTCCAGATTATTATAGTCTAATTTACCCATAACATTTCAAGAACTCAGAGGTATAAATGCtcccaaagaaaaagaactttgAGTTATATTTAGCAAGACTAAAATTACGAAATCCACATTTAGGTTATAATTTGAGGACGATAATCAGTACCAAAGGATCTTGGATGTAGAAAAATGGTGAAAGGTTTTCATAAGGTTGATGTTCATGATGGCCTATTTGCATCGTTCTGGTTTGATAAATGGCTGAGTCTTGGAAGAATTCATAACATCAGCCGTAGAAGAGGATATATTGATTTCTGGAATCCCATCAAACACAATGGTGGCAGTGGTTGTGAACTCCCGAAATATGTCACATAATGGATACTCTGAATGAAATTAAAGAAGAGCTGATTAAGATACTTAGATACTCGAAGGGAAAAAGCGATGTTCATTTGTGGCACAACGCAGAGGCGATAAGAATGATTTGTATAAAGGCATTTGGTTTCGACATGGAACAGTACTAAATACTCATTATGCACATGACTTTCTTTTTGAATCAATTAGCAACTAAAGATCGTACGGTGACCTTGAACATGGGCCAACAAAAAGGATGTGTGTTATGCCTCCAACCATAAACACGTGACAACCGTTTTTCATTTGCATGTTCTCATCAAAAGTCTGGTGCGGCCTTAATGGGAAATCTTTGGAAACTCAATTCACTACAAAATGGGATCAATTAAGCTTAATTCACATCTCAAATCTGAACTGGATCGACACAGTCCTCATTTCATATGTATTACAATCAATTGTCTAAACTTATAGTATGGAATAAGTAGTCAAAAACATGGAGAAAAAGCAATGCAATTTGTTAGTCTAATGATATGATCAAGTTATATCCCTACAAGCTACTCTGCAAATTCAGAAGTACAGTGGAATATTAAAAAATCGAATCCACATAGACTCTGAATCACTCAATAGACTTCAGTCATCGTATTAAGCTAAACACAATAGAATGTAATGCAAGTAAAGAGAATGAAAAGCGGCTGTAAACGATTACAAAAAACACTAGACTTAGAAAAATTCTCAGATAAATTAGAATTACAGATCAAACCAATTGTTAAGGGTTTATTAAGAACAATTCCTGAACTCAAATCATAATATCCAAatcaaccaattttttttatatagactATCTATGTCTAGATCATAAAATTTCAAATCTCTTTGCAAATTTAACAGTTTAGACAAACATTAAGAACACATTTGATAAGTTCACAAAATCCTTAAACCGAATTTCTTTGCAGATAGGTATTTCACTCTTTAGGATTAAGTCAGACAATCAATAACACTTTTGTATCTACCAATTACCATAACAGATCTAGAATAAGCATTAAGTTCAATTGAgatgaaaaatataagataacccttaaattttttatcaatctaACAATTCATCCTTAACCTTAGAAAAAACCTTAAATCTAGCAAGAAATTTACTCAAACATAATCAATGAAACAGAAATCATGATATGAATAACTGCATTAGGAGATCAAAAGCGTACTTAAGGGAGTTCAAAATCTTCTCTCTACTGACTTCTGATTTGTCTCTCCAAAAGCTTTAAAACCTACAATTCTGATGTAAAATAAACTCTAGcctaaatatacataaaatactCTTAAACATGAGTTATATCATGACCAAAACCCATTAAAAACGATGATATATCAACTCACTCAGACTTAGCCTTTTtttctcaagcaaaacaaagaaCGGAACATTAAAAAGAGCTGTAAAACATAGGAACTCACATATCCTTCAAAGCATCACTTTCACTACTACTTGTTACAAACCACATCAATTGGTACCAACCTTAGAATGTACTTCCATGTATTCGACCTCTGCTTAGCAACCTAACAATTCAGCCCGCAACTCATAAGAGATATCCAAAACCACCATCACTAACCTCAGTTAAGGATTTAAGATGCAGTCTCATCGAGGgaataaataatcacataacACATGGACTCTTACCCATTCAGGTTTCTGATCACACAAACAGTCTGGTTCCTTTCCTCTCTCTTTTCTCACTTCCCTCTGTTGATTTCTCTATATTTTGCAAGCACTAATGGTGGTAACCACTAAgtattggacatgcttccatgacGCAAACACTAATGGTGGTAACCACTAAgtattcacttctttttgacattGATCCTATTTCCAGTCTCTCTTTTTAAGGGATGAGAGGGGGGAACCATACTacacatacaagtcttttcaGACCTGAAAGAGGAATGCCAAGCTCCAAGACAAGAAAATCAAGTAGATTATGTTGGATGTCAGTTTTGGATCCTTCATAGACCCTCACAAGCATGAATATTATTGGCATATCAATCTACTTTGGCTTTTCTATGTCATACAATCTGCAATCAATAACTCAAATAATGGTCACTAAGGTAATAATTAGATGATTAGTTCCAAATAAGCTCATGACTAATTTTGACTCCATAAAACGACACAACTAACACAACTGACtctaatgaaaacaaaacataatgtCAGCAATTACCTCTTTCAGACTTAAACAAAATTTTCCCTAGTGTTATAAAGCCTGAAGTTGGTGAAATacatttatacaatttttataatttgatatatgttgtttttgagaaaaaacataaagtcacaattacattaataaatatttgtaatattttaaaattttaaatatgtcatttggataaaattataaaaagttaaagTATTGAGGTATTGAGTTATATAAGCAAACCTAATTAGAAATATCTCAAGAAAATTTGAGTAGCTACGATTTCATAACGTAattattcataaaattttaaaatattcatttatttgTATGTTCTCATCTAATTAGATATTTGACTTTAAGAATAGTATTTTGGATCAGTTCAAGTATTCAGTTTTGACTATGTTGAGTTGCATCTACTATTTCAATTTGAACATAGGTTTTTCTACTTTAATAAAGTTAAAactatattactatttttagtTTCATTTAATCAGTTCATCCTCgtaaagttttaaatatattttataaatattataaaatttagtatATATTGCTTTGAAAATaggaaacaaaaatataatgttgAGGTTTCATTAATATACaatttataatattacaattttttttttaccttattATCCATTTTTTAACACCCTATTCACCATTCCACTCAAAACTATTCTTCTTTAGAAAGGAAATGTTCATCTTATtcaatatatgattttaattaataaccACTCCAATGTCTTTTTAGAACATCTAGACACACCATTGTTGTTGTACAAAAATTCGTTTAGTAAAATAGATATATCCCCTTGTTCCCTAGACATCCACCtgatattatttgagaaatgaTTTGCTATATGTCATCATCACattgattttgaaagaaaaatgataACAAATCATACTAACAATGATGATATGACTTGAAGCTAATTGTGAGTCTGTGACATGAAcatttacatttaatgttgtttatatttttggtaagttttttaaaatatggtaataactaataaattatcattaatgtaacaataaataatataatagtagaaatagaaatataatattattttcaaattattatttaattatattttataattatataatttttattactaaaataattcttcaaaatttcatgcagtttcttaaaatatttgtaattttctAATCCCAATaccattaaatttttaatatctacaaattttagaatttacgttttcttaattatatataataatttttttctcttgatttttatagaatttgatttaatatattttaaccaaaaaaaatagataaaaaacaTTTCCTGAGTACACatgtattattaaatataaatataaaaaatattgattttatactattttacatataattatattaaatattaaatattgtaagcaaataataaaatataaaattaacaaaatttattctaaatatattttaaattattttaaatataatttaaattcttaAAAAAGTTATTTCTGCACATggtgcaaaagaaaaaaacctagTTTCATTGTTAAAACAAAACTCATCCCGACCAATAATTTAATGCGATAAATACAAACACCAAATCAATAAGACAAACTAAATGTAAACTATAGTAACTaaatttaatagaataaatgaaaacattacaTACCGACTTGGAGTATAtgccaaaagaaagaaaatgagagaaataaaatcatttttgcCATACAACACTATACACTAGTTTTATTGTATTTACTAGATTTTAATCCGCGTTTTAAAAGCGCTGAACAATTTGTTAAATACAAaacttgtaatatttaaaattttaaaatataataaatatttacgtTTAAACATTTGAGGTTTGAACTACTTAATTGagagtttttatattttgatctCTACTGTTCTTTTATGTATCTTGCTTtgaaattagtttataaaacatgagcttaatgttttcttttcagtatttaattttaaaagaaaactagattttgatccgcgcttttaaAATCGCGGGAGTATATTTGTTGacaaatttattgatataactgTTTGTTAACTAATTTATTTCGCTATAAACATTTTCGGTTTTCGTTCGACTCTAATTTGCTTTTATTGGTTTTTGATTTCAGTTTGGTTGTggttttttgtttagaaatatatgaaaaattttGGTTATATATGAAGTTGATTTTTGGTTAAAgtaattgaatattttgatattttgtgtggtatggatatataaaaatttcgaatttttttgtTCTGGTTACATTTCTGTTTTAAATCATTTCAAATAATTgaggtaaaataaaaaatcctcATATTGTAAATCGCCAATATAAGAAAATGGgagaaatatttagaaaattattttatttacatatctatttatttaaggtataaataatatagcaaagaataacaaataattttaataacataaagtTGCTATATTCAGAAAAATGTTATAgtctttattaaaaatataatttgtaatttttatattatgaaaaaattataatgtcgatattttatattttcaaatattttaatttgccgaaaataataaaaatgagacGCACTATTACTTGATTTTAAAGTCACATGCAAAAATGATCAAGTTGGGCGCAAAAACcaattcaaccaaaaaaaaagaaaacatatatctTATTTTACTTTAATAGGCAAAGCTCACTGCCTTTATAGATCTAGTTTATTGTTTCGACCGATAAAATCAAGTTTATTATTAGAAAAGTCATTGAAAAAGTTAAtggaatttttttgtaatttattgaAAAGTCAGGGGCAGAATCCTAAAAACTTTAAGTTTATTAGTTGAATCCTTTTCACCGTGATATCAAGTAACTTGTATAATCTCCTAGcaaatattttctttgttagaaataaattgTATCGATTAATTACGAAGtagttaaaaatcaaaaatcagaaTATTCTTTCTAATCTATTGAATCGATTTCAATAATTGAATGAGTTAAGCTATATATCCGGGGAAAGATTTGGTTTGCAAGGGATATTGGAATTAGTCGTTGTTTAAGAGTTTAATTCAACTAAAAATACATGTTTTATTCTTTATAAATCCACTAATTGATAAATTGTATATATACTGTATTAACTTTAGTTCAAAATTGATATTTAAATTGATGgtttcattattattatttttagtacaATGTTGGTAGTACAATGtaaatactatatttttaaaattgtgggTTTAAATTGATGGTTTCATTATGCTGGTAGTACAATGTgaatactatatttttaaaattcataaacaaaaatttcaaattttatggtattaggatatagggtttgtTCTGAGTTTTAGTAGATTGGTTTATGTTACATCCAAAATGGTGAAATTTAGTgggcaaaaaaagaaaaaagagaaacagAGGACGAAACAGAGACTCACTCAGTGTATCCCAATTTCACTGAAAGCTTAGGAAATACGTAACTTTCTAGATAGAAGACAATTCAATCCTAGTTAAATTGCAAGACGATTCAAAAGAAGGAATAAATACTTACCAACCCAACGTATTGTCATAAAATATTTcagtttattgttatt
The window above is part of the Brassica napus cultivar Da-Ae chromosome C3, Da-Ae, whole genome shotgun sequence genome. Proteins encoded here:
- the LOC106389472 gene encoding uncharacterized protein LOC106389472; the encoded protein is MATNGCDVNQLDSNLLLPPRKRLLAGFKKQNSNGSSSSSTSYSNGSSSSASTVVQTHLDSLLTSHQSPSPEELKATAALAVKIAKAARAAANEKAIIASKAVAAAKSALELFASFPAETVKERKNKQKKHVPVHFLYSKDEDLARRLNQAIKNSPRVLTGHRNKKLKSVATYENDVAGVVDSDTSTDDDEVDRTRVNGKEKTGEGSSSLGKRRGRVKLKKLPLSMCASKDQENGIITNSLAQTGGSSGGVGQVRS